From Desulfatitalea tepidiphila, the proteins below share one genomic window:
- a CDS encoding methylenetetrahydrofolate reductase, with translation MSDNGFKSGSNLEKVLKAGHFAFTGECGPPKGANLKHLNEKMSPLRGVVDAINVTDNQTAVVRMSSKAASALMVQAGLEPNFQMVCRDRNRIAMQSDILGAYALGIRNMLCLSGDHQKFGNHPEAKNVYDLDSMQLIALVKQMRDEGKFLNGEDIDEPPRMFIGAASNPFAEPTDFRVYRLANKIDAGADFIQTQCIYNMPRFREFMKRAVDMGLAERAYILAGVTPMKSAGMAKYMAKFVPGMDVPAELIKRLEGAGKGKMAEEGIKFAIEQIEEFKEMEGVAGVHFMAIEWEHKVPEIAERAGMLPRPKVD, from the coding sequence ATGAGCGACAACGGCTTTAAATCCGGAAGCAACCTGGAGAAAGTGCTCAAGGCCGGCCACTTCGCCTTTACCGGTGAATGCGGCCCTCCCAAGGGCGCCAACCTGAAGCATTTGAACGAAAAGATGTCGCCCTTGCGCGGTGTGGTCGATGCCATCAACGTCACCGACAACCAGACCGCCGTGGTACGCATGTCCAGCAAGGCGGCCAGCGCCCTGATGGTCCAGGCCGGCCTGGAACCCAATTTTCAGATGGTGTGCCGCGACCGCAACCGCATCGCCATGCAAAGCGACATCCTGGGCGCATATGCCCTGGGCATCCGCAACATGCTCTGCCTCTCCGGCGACCACCAGAAGTTCGGCAACCATCCCGAGGCGAAAAACGTCTACGACCTGGACAGCATGCAGCTCATCGCCCTGGTCAAGCAGATGCGCGACGAAGGTAAATTCCTCAACGGCGAGGATATCGACGAGCCGCCCCGGATGTTCATCGGGGCCGCCAGCAACCCGTTTGCCGAACCCACCGACTTCCGCGTCTACCGGCTGGCCAACAAGATCGACGCGGGCGCCGATTTCATCCAGACCCAGTGCATCTACAACATGCCGCGTTTCCGCGAATTCATGAAACGGGCGGTGGACATGGGCCTGGCCGAGCGCGCCTACATCCTGGCCGGCGTCACACCCATGAAGAGCGCCGGTATGGCCAAGTACATGGCCAAGTTCGTGCCCGGCATGGATGTGCCGGCCGAGCTGATCAAGCGCCTGGAAGGCGCCGGCAAGGGCAAGATGGCCGAAGAGGGCATCAAGTTCGCCATCGAGCAGATCGAGGAGTTCAAGGAGATGGAGGGCGTGGCCGGCGTGCATTTCATGGCCATCGAGTGGGAACACAAGGTCCCCGAAATCGCCGAACGGGCCGGCATGCTGCCCAGACCCAAGGTCGATTAG
- a CDS encoding hydrogenase iron-sulfur subunit gives MSTTYEPQIVAYCCKYCAYAAGDLAGSMRLNYPSNVKVIQVPCTGRVDILHLLRAIEDGADAVYVAGUMEGECHFLEGNLKARRKVEYVKRTLKQLNMDEGRVEMFNLSSAQGPRFAEIATEMTERAKTLGPSPLNPCVEKV, from the coding sequence ATGAGTACAACCTACGAGCCACAAATTGTCGCCTACTGCTGCAAGTACTGCGCCTACGCAGCCGGCGATCTGGCGGGTTCCATGCGGCTCAACTATCCGTCCAACGTCAAAGTGATCCAGGTGCCCTGCACCGGCCGCGTGGATATTCTGCACCTGCTGCGGGCCATCGAGGACGGTGCCGACGCCGTCTATGTGGCCGGGTGAATGGAGGGTGAATGTCATTTCCTGGAAGGAAATCTCAAAGCCCGCCGCAAAGTCGAATATGTGAAACGAACCTTGAAACAACTCAACATGGACGAGGGACGCGTGGAGATGTTCAATCTCTCCTCGGCCCAGGGTCCGCGGTTTGCCGAAATCGCAACCGAAATGACCGAAAGGGCCAAAACGCTTGGACCGAGTCCGCTCAATCCGTGTGTGGAAAAAGTGTAA
- a CDS encoding response regulator transcription factor: MNVKKRILVVDDEPDHCALVQRILERAGFEVEVAYDGRECLQKVKANPPDAIVLDVVMPELDGLVVCRTLKNDKAYCHIPIMMLTAETSPVTSTRFSRDRGTYAEADEFLAKPASAEEITRTLNHLLDR, translated from the coding sequence ATGAACGTGAAAAAAAGGATATTGGTGGTGGATGACGAGCCCGACCATTGCGCCCTGGTCCAGCGCATCCTGGAAAGGGCCGGGTTCGAAGTGGAGGTGGCCTACGACGGGCGCGAGTGCCTGCAGAAAGTCAAGGCCAACCCGCCGGATGCCATCGTGCTCGACGTGGTCATGCCGGAACTCGACGGCCTAGTCGTCTGCAGGACACTGAAAAACGACAAGGCTTACTGCCACATCCCCATCATGATGCTTACCGCCGAAACCTCGCCGGTCACATCCACCCGCTTTTCCCGGGATCGCGGCACCTACGCGGAGGCCGACGAATTTCTGGCCAAACCGGCATCCGCCGAAGAGATCACCCGCACCCTGAACCATCTGCTCGACCGGTAG
- a CDS encoding hybrid sensor histidine kinase/response regulator — MPSIEYKTTGHEKFTPAQIGHFILGVPFLRNLLLAFLFVALLFPLYSWLYLTPAYRDLLTLRSEDEAHRTALHLMRKLKIGTLPLNEAIHQSDMQAAVAELKADFQLRKLKLFDSEGLVLFSTDPAEVGTVNRHPFFTEKVARGRIHSHLVSAGHATLEEEKAAVDMVEIYVPMILDGTFMGAFEIYYDVTEAQAQLSLLQRRSNLTMIFIAAGLLTIAGVVLYQAGRTMLAHRETDRALAEASQDLEKRVDERTRALIASHTALGMSESRYRTLVETIPHGIREIDPGGIITFVNPAHGKLYGYSEEELIGRSMFDLTAEEEERRRLKAHLAQLIARQPRPSPWLGRDRTKDGRRIDVQVDWRYKRDANGQVIGLTMILSDITHRTKAEKALLDNIAFLNTLIDTIPNPVFYKDEQGAFLGCNIAYAQTIGLPKEAILGRRLVDLDGINFKKRAADFHGQDMLLISSPGIRTQEERLTLADGRTRDFMIYKATFHNIEGQVAGMVGIMADITERTEADQRRQLLERQLLQAQKMEALGTLAGGIAHDFNNILAAIIGYTQLVFTDTPPDSEAHGHLNRVLEAGDRASQLVKQILTFSRRSDMEPSPIQIKTIVKEVLKLVRATLPVTIEIVQQIKSDASIMADPVQIHQVMMNLCANAGYAMRANGGKLAVTLEDTMVDDDFARRHADINPGPYLRLTVQDTGSGIAPEHLDRIFDPFFTTKPKGEGTGMGLSVVHGIVAALHGAITVESAPNKGARFDLYFPVVEGKQPAVSYPTAGKLPTGKERILFVDDEVFQTDMFRHMLGLLGYKVDTCNSGAEALASFRQSPDAFDLVVTDMIMPEMTGDHLARALLELRPDLPIILCTGYSDNMTEEKALAMGIRAFALKPLTMERLSVLIREVLDRE, encoded by the coding sequence ATGCCGAGCATCGAATACAAAACCACCGGCCACGAAAAATTCACGCCCGCCCAGATCGGACACTTCATCCTCGGCGTGCCCTTTCTGCGCAACCTGCTGCTGGCCTTCCTCTTCGTGGCACTGCTCTTTCCCCTGTACAGCTGGCTCTACCTGACCCCCGCCTACCGGGACCTGCTCACCCTCAGGAGCGAAGACGAGGCCCACCGCACAGCCCTCCACCTGATGCGCAAGCTGAAGATCGGCACGCTGCCCCTGAACGAGGCGATTCATCAATCCGACATGCAGGCCGCCGTGGCGGAACTGAAGGCCGACTTTCAGCTGCGCAAGCTCAAGCTGTTCGACTCCGAAGGCCTGGTCCTGTTCTCCACCGATCCGGCGGAAGTGGGCACGGTCAATCGCCACCCCTTCTTCACCGAAAAGGTGGCCCGGGGCCGGATCCATTCCCACCTGGTCAGCGCCGGGCATGCCACGCTGGAAGAAGAAAAGGCCGCCGTGGACATGGTGGAGATCTACGTGCCCATGATCCTCGACGGCACCTTCATGGGCGCCTTCGAGATTTACTACGACGTCACCGAGGCCCAGGCCCAGCTCTCGCTGCTGCAACGACGCAGCAATCTCACCATGATCTTCATCGCCGCCGGCCTGCTGACCATCGCCGGGGTGGTGCTCTACCAGGCCGGCCGGACCATGCTCGCCCACCGGGAAACGGACCGGGCCCTTGCCGAGGCCAGCCAGGACCTGGAGAAGCGGGTCGACGAACGCACCCGCGCCCTCATCGCGTCGCACACGGCCCTGGGCATGAGCGAATCGCGCTATCGCACCCTCGTGGAGACCATCCCCCACGGCATCCGGGAAATCGATCCCGGGGGCATCATCACCTTCGTCAATCCTGCCCACGGCAAACTCTACGGCTACAGCGAAGAGGAACTGATCGGCCGGTCCATGTTCGATCTGACCGCCGAGGAGGAAGAGCGCCGGCGTCTCAAGGCGCACCTGGCCCAACTGATCGCCCGGCAGCCGCGTCCGAGCCCCTGGCTCGGCCGGGACCGCACCAAGGACGGCCGCCGCATCGATGTGCAGGTGGACTGGCGCTACAAACGGGACGCCAACGGCCAGGTGATCGGCCTGACCATGATCCTCTCGGACATCACCCACCGCACCAAGGCCGAAAAGGCCCTCCTGGACAACATCGCCTTTCTCAACACCCTCATCGACACCATCCCCAACCCCGTCTTTTACAAGGATGAGCAGGGCGCGTTTCTCGGCTGCAACATCGCCTATGCCCAGACCATCGGGCTGCCCAAGGAGGCGATTCTCGGCCGGCGGCTCGTGGATCTGGACGGCATCAATTTCAAGAAGCGGGCCGCCGACTTTCATGGCCAGGACATGCTGCTCATCTCCTCCCCCGGCATCCGGACCCAGGAGGAGCGCCTCACCCTGGCCGACGGCCGGACCCGCGACTTCATGATCTACAAGGCCACCTTTCACAATATCGAAGGCCAGGTGGCCGGCATGGTGGGCATCATGGCCGACATCACCGAGCGCACCGAGGCCGATCAGCGGCGCCAACTGCTCGAACGCCAGCTCCTGCAGGCCCAGAAAATGGAGGCCCTGGGCACCCTGGCCGGCGGCATCGCCCACGATTTCAACAACATCCTGGCGGCCATCATCGGCTACACCCAACTCGTCTTCACCGACACCCCCCCGGACAGCGAAGCGCACGGCCATCTGAACCGGGTGCTCGAGGCCGGCGACCGGGCCAGCCAACTGGTCAAACAGATCCTCACCTTCAGCCGCCGCAGCGACATGGAGCCCTCCCCGATCCAGATCAAGACCATCGTCAAGGAGGTGCTCAAACTGGTGCGCGCCACCCTGCCGGTCACCATAGAAATCGTCCAGCAGATCAAGAGCGACGCCTCGATCATGGCCGATCCGGTCCAGATCCACCAGGTGATGATGAACCTGTGCGCCAACGCCGGCTACGCCATGCGCGCCAACGGCGGCAAACTCGCCGTGACCCTGGAAGATACCATGGTGGATGACGACTTTGCCCGGCGGCACGCCGACATCAACCCCGGCCCCTACCTGCGCCTCACGGTCCAGGACACCGGCTCGGGCATCGCCCCCGAACACCTCGACCGCATCTTCGACCCCTTCTTCACCACCAAACCCAAGGGCGAGGGCACCGGCATGGGGCTGTCCGTGGTTCACGGCATCGTGGCCGCGCTGCACGGTGCGATCACGGTGGAGAGCGCACCAAACAAGGGCGCTCGCTTCGACCTCTACTTCCCGGTCGTCGAAGGAAAACAGCCGGCCGTCTCCTACCCCACCGCCGGCAAGCTGCCCACGGGCAAGGAGCGCATTCTCTTCGTGGATGACGAAGTGTTCCAGACCGACATGTTCCGTCACATGCTGGGCCTGCTGGGCTACAAGGTCGATACCTGCAACAGCGGCGCCGAGGCCCTGGCGAGCTTCCGCCAGAGCCCCGACGCCTTCGACCTGGTGGTCACCGACATGATCATGCCCGAAATGACCGGCGACCACCTGGCCCGGGCCCTGCTCGAACTGAGACCCGACCTGCCCATCATCCTGTGCACTGGCTACAGCGACAACATGACCGAAGAAAAGGCCCTGGCCATGGGCATCCGAGCCTTCGCCCTCAAGCCGCTGACCATGGAAAGATTGTCGGTACTGATCCGGGAAGTGCTGGATCGGGAGTAA
- a CDS encoding methylenetetrahydrofolate reductase C-terminal domain-containing protein, whose protein sequence is MIVADRKPLEELQAMIEPYNKIMLVGCKGCVTVCNVGGLKEVQILASTLRIARKAAGRPVQIEERVLERQCDPEYVEQLRDNCDQFEAVLSMACGVGPQFLSEAFPSQRFFPTVNTTFMGGATQHGIWEERCAGCGNCITHWFDGMCPIARCSKSLQHGPCGGSNHGKCEVSKDIDCIWDLIVRKKIEQGRLDDLRKYWAAKDWRTARDGGPRKSVREELVK, encoded by the coding sequence ATGATAGTTGCTGACCGAAAACCCCTGGAGGAGCTCCAGGCAATGATCGAGCCGTACAACAAAATTATGTTGGTCGGCTGCAAAGGATGCGTGACGGTGTGCAACGTCGGCGGGCTGAAGGAGGTCCAGATCCTGGCCTCCACGCTGCGGATCGCGCGCAAGGCCGCGGGACGGCCCGTCCAGATCGAAGAGCGCGTGCTCGAACGCCAATGCGACCCCGAGTATGTGGAGCAGCTGCGCGACAATTGCGATCAATTCGAGGCGGTGCTCTCCATGGCCTGTGGGGTAGGCCCCCAGTTTCTCTCCGAAGCGTTCCCCAGCCAGCGTTTCTTCCCCACCGTAAACACCACCTTCATGGGCGGTGCCACCCAACACGGCATCTGGGAAGAGCGCTGCGCCGGGTGCGGCAATTGCATCACCCACTGGTTCGACGGCATGTGCCCCATCGCACGCTGTTCCAAGAGCCTGCAGCACGGCCCCTGCGGGGGAAGCAACCACGGAAAGTGCGAAGTCTCCAAAGACATCGACTGCATCTGGGACCTGATCGTGCGCAAGAAAATCGAACAGGGACGCCTCGACGATCTGCGCAAGTACTGGGCGGCCAAGGATTGGCGCACGGCCCGTGACGGCGGCCCGCGCAAAAGCGTAAGGGAGGAGTTGGTAAAATGA